In Citrus sinensis cultivar Valencia sweet orange chromosome 4, DVS_A1.0, whole genome shotgun sequence, one DNA window encodes the following:
- the LOC102623859 gene encoding uncharacterized protein LOC102623859 codes for MSSRRRPLHTGGVAILSIAHMAHTRSKDFSGPIGSLARKLTRLVEFAGPVVYALQYQLLVTLSFGDDLILAIEKRVETIFPPSKHVFNTTDKLIEITETLPQKFDDAIKEFPMIIHQYSLLDWAVNLVISWLNYWISMLMHWEFEHAKEKEIRVDTHSNECNNESPSANQPVESSRPSTAQSSKSDIDNVNVTDKQEVTYKEALLEKRKKESMAKNENGLENGGPKRIGSKDGEEETNENIANKDDGKMQETQKQDVCEDEDHRNVEEVGTSKTDENISKRDQILELFESGWLMTPQKECKKSGWLSRSFSYTK; via the coding sequence ATGAGCTCTAGACGCCGCCCGTTGCATACAGGTGGAGTTGCTATATTATCAATTGCTCACATGGCCCACACAAGGTCCAAAGATTTCAGCGGACCAATAGGTTCGCTGGCTAGAAAATTAACCAGATTAGTCGAATTCGCCGGCCCGGTAGTCTATGCCCTGCAATATCAATTGTTAGTAACCCTCTCCTTTGGTGATGATCTTATCCTAGCCATTGAGAAAAGAGTTGAGACCATATTCCCACCTTCAAAACATGTGTTTAACACAACAGACAAGCTCATTGAGATCACAGAAACTTTGCCCCAAAAATTTGATGATGCTATAAAAGAATTCCCCATGATTATTCACCAATATTCATTGCTAGATTGGGCAGTGAATCTGGTCATTTCATGGCTAAATTATTGGATCTCTATGTTGATGCATTGGGAATTTGAACACGCTAAAGAGAAGGAGATTAGAGTCGATACACACAGCAATGAGTGCAACAATGAATCACCATCAGCAAACCAACCTGTAGAATCATCTCGTCCTAGTACGGCTCAATCATCGAAATCTGATATTGACAATGTTAATGTCACAGATAAGCAGGAAGTGACATACAAGGAAGCACTTCTAgagaagaggaaaaaagaaagcatGGCAAAGAATGAAAATGGCTTAGAAAATGGGGGTCCGAAACGTATTGGCAGCAAAGACGGAGAGGAGGAGACAAATGAAAACATAGCAAACAAAGATGATGGCAAAATGCAGGAGACTCAGAAACAGGATGTTTGCGAGGATGAAGATCATAGAAATGTGGAAGAGGTGGGTACAAGTAAAACCGATGAAAACATAAGTAAACGCGATCAAATTTTGGAATTGTTTGAGTCAGGATGGCTGATGACACCACAAAAAGAATGTAAGAAATCGGGTTGGCTGTCGCGTTCTTTTTCATACACCAAATGA